The following nucleotide sequence is from Corylus avellana chromosome ca7, CavTom2PMs-1.0.
AATCTGTACAGAAAAACAGCCATAAGCTTGGGAACCTTATACGATGGGCCACAGAGAAATGCTTCCAACATTTAATAGCAGTCCTCCCGTTTTAATCTGAAGGGCTGGACTAATGGTAAACAAACCAATGAAGCAGTCCACAGGAATTCTGGTCCCCCACACATTGATAGATTCAAGCTTTCGACATTTATTTACCAGAACAAGAAGCCCGCTCTCCGTTACATGGCGGCAGCTCCATAGGACTATAGTCTGGAAAGAACAAGTGACATACATCTATTTATGCCATGGAAACAATGCCCCCAAAAGGGTATGTGATGCGtgatgaaaattgacaaacagaAAAAGTTTGTGATTTGAATGACACATAAATTGCagtcaaaaatcaaaacccccTTGTTGAATCAGGAGAATTAACTCACCTTTAAATGTGGGCAGCTATCTGCAATGGCAAATAGAGATTCATCCGTGATAAATGTGCCACCAATATTGAGGTGTTGCAAGGAATGCGCTCTGGATATCTGTCGGAAAAAGCAGAGCAAAATGCATACATATTCTAAAACAAATATGTCTGGAAGAAGGCATAAATTCTGGGATGATATAGATAATGAAAAGCACGACCCTCAGCTGCAAGCTAAGAGAAACTATCACATACCAGTTGAACAACACCTTTGTCTGTGATCCCTGTCATACCCCATAGAGATATGGATGTCAGGTTGCTGACACACTTCGCCAAAGAGATTCTGTAAAGTCCATTGTCAGTTATTTGGCAACCCCAGCGGCTCCTTGAACTGAAAACAATATAAGAAAAATCAGaaactaaaagaagaaattggtTCGATCCCTTCTAAATCTTGATACACCACTCAACTAATTGGTCCGATTCCTGTGTAAGGATTCATCTACACGCCAATACAAACCACAGATTTTCCAATTCATCTGGTACAATTGCAAATACACCCAAATTTCACGACATACAAGTTAGAAATTCAATTCTAATAGAGTTAGCCGAATACACATCTACAACCTTCAATAACCAGGCATCCAAGAAAATTATGACTAATATGAAAATCCCATTGAATTTCTTCATTCGATATCCTTACCAATAAATTCACTTCTATCTCTCTCTGACACTTAAAAATGTGTGAATTATAAAGAAAATCAGCAAAGGGGAATTTCACAGAAACGTCCGGCCCCACGTTTTACCATCAAGAACCGAAACAGACACAGAatttgaggggaaaaaaaaaaaaaaaaatcagagagagagagagagtgtgtacATGTCAAGGTCTTTGAGGCTGTAGGCATAGCGAACAAGGCGGGCAGTGGAGTCATCGTCCATCTTCCGACCAGAAAAGCTCAGAGACTCCCTCCGAGCCAGCGACTGCTTCACCCCCTGCTTCCATTTCTTGCATACACTGCTCGCCCTGACCATTCCAAATCATACATATATGAATACATATCAACCAAAGAGTTGAATAACAAAAACTAGAATGATCGAATTCAATTTCATGGTAAAAGAAGACGTCGTCGTATAACATACTGAGCCAAATCGGTGAA
It contains:
- the LOC132186398 gene encoding F-box protein At5g67140, giving the protein MKGEAEIDRLPLDLLAHIFVMITSFTDLAQASSVCKKWKQGVKQSLARRESLSFSGRKMDDDSTARLVRYAYSLKDLDISRSRWGCQITDNGLYRISLAKCVSNLTSISLWGMTGITDKGVVQLISRAHSLQHLNIGGTFITDESLFAIADSCPHLKTIVLWSCRHVTESGLLVLVNKCRKLESINVWGTRIPVDCFIGLFTISPALQIKTGGLLLNVGSISLWPIV